A single window of Natronocella acetinitrilica DNA harbors:
- a CDS encoding tetratricopeptide repeat protein, translated as MKKILLSLVLIMFAGSAFAHSCPRLMSEIDAVLEGDEVESHIEADVLTEAMSLREQGEAYHDDGDHDRAMEALEKALELLAIEG; from the coding sequence ATGAAGAAAATCCTGCTCAGCCTCGTTCTGATCATGTTTGCAGGTAGTGCGTTCGCCCATTCCTGCCCCCGCCTGATGTCGGAGATCGACGCGGTGCTGGAAGGTGACGAGGTCGAATCCCACATCGAGGCCGATGTGCTGACCGAGGCCATGAGCCTGCGCGAGCAGGGCGAGGCCTATCACGACGACGGCGACCATGACCGTGCCATGGAAGCCCTGGAAAAGGCGCTTGAGCTGCTCGCCATCGAAGGTTGA